One stretch of Rathayibacter festucae DSM 15932 DNA includes these proteins:
- a CDS encoding glucose 1-dehydrogenase: MDISSTRFTDRVVLITGGGSGLGRATAVRLAAEGAKLALVDVSEQGLAATVEALPEGTESLTVIADVSKASDVDDYVAQTLARFGRIDGFFNNAGIEGRQNRTEDFTADEFDKVVAINLRGVFLGLEKVLKVMREQGSGMVVNTASVGGITGIGNQSGYAAAKHGVVGLTRNSGIEYGQYGIRINAIAPGAIWTPMVENSMKQLDAENPRKAAEEFIQVNPTKRYGEAAEIASVVAFLLSDDASYINAVVLPIDGGQSIKY, translated from the coding sequence ATGGATATCAGCAGCACCCGCTTCACCGATCGCGTCGTCCTCATCACCGGCGGCGGCTCCGGCCTCGGCCGCGCCACCGCTGTCCGCCTCGCCGCGGAGGGCGCGAAGCTCGCCCTCGTCGACGTCTCCGAGCAGGGACTCGCCGCGACCGTCGAGGCGCTCCCCGAGGGCACCGAATCGCTCACCGTGATCGCGGACGTGTCGAAGGCGTCCGACGTCGACGACTACGTCGCGCAGACCCTCGCCCGCTTCGGCCGCATCGACGGCTTCTTCAACAACGCCGGCATCGAGGGCCGCCAGAACCGCACCGAGGACTTCACCGCCGACGAGTTCGACAAGGTCGTCGCGATCAACCTCCGCGGCGTGTTCCTCGGCCTCGAGAAGGTACTCAAGGTGATGCGCGAGCAGGGCTCGGGCATGGTCGTCAACACCGCGAGCGTCGGCGGCATCACCGGCATCGGCAACCAGTCCGGCTACGCGGCCGCGAAGCACGGCGTCGTCGGCCTCACGCGCAACTCCGGCATCGAGTACGGGCAGTACGGCATCCGCATCAACGCGATCGCCCCGGGCGCCATCTGGACGCCGATGGTCGAGAACTCGATGAAGCAGCTCGACGCCGAGAACCCGCGCAAGGCCGCCGAGGAGTTCATCCAGGTGAACCCGACCAAGCGCTACGGCGAGGCCGCCGAGATCGCCTCGGTCGTCGCCTTCCTGCTCTCGGACGACGCCTCCTACATCAACGCGGTCGTGCTGCCGATCGACGGCGGGCAGTCGATCAAGTACTGA
- a CDS encoding M23 family metallopeptidase: protein MHHSDHAPAPVSAATAQALPTRRQLREQREAEQVAARSVARTAAARTAAARSTARSTAVRRPSTRRVSAFAAMTFVVGLAVTSTMPAFAVGDTPESAVATDTANAVAAARPQSFVAAGVVQQSVTRDAFAAEAKPEVLVPTASLDAITAGAGESTAAAAGVSGTWVLPIAGHISSSYGPRPDQPVAGVNLFHKGTDLAGACGTPVLAAASGTVEEAAYSGSYGNWILLDNGGGIETGYAHNTDLLVDVGDTVVAGEVIATRGSTGASTGCHLHFETRVDGEAVDAVPFMAALGVPLG from the coding sequence ATGCACCACTCCGACCACGCCCCGGCCCCCGTCTCCGCCGCGACCGCGCAGGCCCTCCCGACCCGCCGGCAGCTGCGCGAGCAGCGCGAGGCCGAGCAGGTCGCCGCGCGCAGCGTCGCCCGCACCGCCGCCGCCCGCACCGCCGCCGCGCGCAGCACGGCCCGGAGCACCGCCGTCCGCCGCCCCTCGACGCGCCGCGTGTCTGCCTTCGCCGCGATGACCTTCGTGGTCGGCCTGGCCGTCACCTCGACGATGCCTGCCTTCGCCGTCGGCGACACCCCGGAGTCCGCCGTCGCGACCGACACCGCGAACGCCGTCGCCGCAGCCCGCCCGCAGAGCTTCGTCGCCGCGGGCGTCGTGCAGCAGAGCGTGACCCGCGACGCCTTCGCCGCCGAGGCCAAGCCCGAGGTCCTCGTGCCCACCGCCTCGCTCGACGCGATCACCGCCGGCGCGGGCGAGTCGACCGCCGCGGCCGCCGGGGTCTCCGGCACCTGGGTGCTCCCGATCGCCGGCCACATCAGCAGCAGCTACGGCCCCCGCCCCGACCAGCCGGTCGCCGGCGTGAACCTCTTCCACAAGGGCACCGACCTCGCCGGCGCCTGCGGGACCCCGGTCCTCGCGGCGGCGAGCGGCACCGTCGAGGAGGCGGCCTACTCCGGCAGCTACGGCAACTGGATCCTGCTCGACAACGGCGGCGGCATCGAGACCGGCTACGCGCACAACACCGACCTGCTCGTCGACGTCGGGGACACCGTCGTCGCGGGCGAGGTCATCGCGACCCGCGGCTCGACCGGCGCCTCCACCGGCTGCCACCTGCACTTCGAGACCCGCGTCGACGGCGAGGCGGTCGACGCCGTGCCGTTCATGGCCGCGCTGGGCGTGCCGCTGGGCTAG
- a CDS encoding MarR family winged helix-turn-helix transcriptional regulator, whose protein sequence is MSQQGENTARIELDTSVGYVLKEASSALRVAMEAALRPLGITVTAYSCLELLAHRPGLSSSELARGAFVTRQSMHVLLQSLERDGHLIRAETAPSGRALPIRLTASGEELLGEASAAVRAVEERMLTGLDGARIRELHALLRHCAEALA, encoded by the coding sequence ATGAGTCAACAGGGCGAGAACACGGCACGGATCGAGTTGGACACCTCCGTCGGCTACGTGCTGAAGGAGGCGTCGAGCGCCCTGCGCGTCGCGATGGAGGCGGCGCTGCGGCCGCTCGGGATCACGGTCACGGCCTACTCCTGCCTGGAGCTGCTGGCGCACCGGCCGGGGCTGTCCAGCTCCGAGCTGGCGCGGGGCGCGTTCGTGACCCGGCAGTCGATGCACGTGCTGCTGCAGTCGCTCGAGCGCGACGGTCACCTGATCCGGGCCGAGACGGCGCCGAGCGGCCGGGCGCTGCCGATCCGGCTCACGGCGTCCGGCGAGGAGCTCCTCGGCGAGGCGAGCGCGGCCGTCCGGGCGGTCGAGGAGCGCATGCTGACGGGGCTGGACGGGGCGCGGATCCGCGAGCTGCACGCCCTGCTCCGCCACTGCGCGGAGGCGCTCGCCTGA
- a CDS encoding VOC family protein: MAITGPDFLSLQVRDLERSGEFYETRLGISRRPGPPHAVVFDTAPIPFAIRDVTPSTELPAEPGRGVALWLHATEVAALHDSLAAAGVPIASAPAEGPFGLTFTFADPDGYLITLHDRA, from the coding sequence ATGGCGATCACCGGCCCCGACTTCCTCTCCCTCCAGGTCCGCGACCTCGAGCGCTCCGGCGAGTTCTACGAGACCCGCCTCGGCATCTCCCGCCGCCCCGGCCCGCCGCACGCCGTCGTCTTCGACACCGCGCCGATCCCCTTCGCGATCCGCGACGTGACGCCGAGCACCGAGCTCCCCGCCGAGCCCGGCCGCGGCGTCGCCCTCTGGCTGCACGCCACCGAGGTCGCCGCCCTGCACGACTCCCTCGCCGCCGCCGGCGTCCCGATCGCGTCGGCCCCCGCCGAGGGCCCCTTCGGCCTGACCTTCACCTTCGCCGACCCGGACGGCTACCTGATCACCCTCCACGACCGCGCCTGA
- a CDS encoding VOC family protein → MSRERVTGIGGFFFAARDPEALAHWYAEHLGIDEVPMEYGAPSWRQDAGSTVLAPMPAGSEPLGPAGWTLNLRVHSLDALVAQLRAAGITVEIDPETYPNGRFADLHDPEGNRLQLWQPAGADA, encoded by the coding sequence GTGTCGCGCGAGAGGGTCACGGGCATCGGCGGCTTCTTCTTCGCCGCGCGCGACCCGGAGGCGCTGGCGCACTGGTACGCCGAGCACCTCGGCATCGACGAGGTGCCGATGGAGTACGGCGCCCCGTCGTGGCGCCAGGACGCCGGCAGCACCGTCCTCGCCCCGATGCCGGCCGGCTCCGAGCCGCTCGGCCCCGCCGGCTGGACCCTGAACCTCCGCGTGCACTCGCTCGACGCGCTCGTCGCCCAGCTCCGCGCCGCGGGCATCACCGTCGAGATCGACCCCGAGACCTACCCGAACGGCCGCTTCGCCGACCTGCACGACCCCGAGGGCAACCGCCTCCAGCTCTGGCAGCCGGCGGGCGCGGACGCCTAG
- a CDS encoding VOC family protein — MTDAISPRDFRAAPGTADWRVVGDGARAYFRTGDRGAGSFAAGAALVAAIAVLAEQAGHHPDVDLRYGGVGVRLISHDVGDISERDLALAREISATARALGLPAEPAAVQSLQIAIDAVDVAAVRAFWRAVLGYSPVEDADLADPRALGPNVWIQSIEEPRPERNTIHLDLYLPRDAVDTRLAAALAAGGRLVDDSNAPEWWTLADPEGNEVDLAPWRDDSEWSA; from the coding sequence ATGACCGATGCGATCTCCCCGCGCGACTTCCGCGCCGCCCCCGGCACCGCCGACTGGCGGGTCGTCGGCGACGGCGCCCGCGCCTACTTCCGCACCGGCGACCGCGGGGCCGGCTCCTTCGCCGCGGGCGCCGCCCTGGTCGCCGCGATCGCCGTCCTCGCCGAGCAGGCCGGCCACCACCCCGACGTCGATCTGCGCTACGGCGGCGTCGGCGTGCGCCTGATCAGCCACGACGTCGGCGACATCAGCGAGCGCGACCTGGCCCTCGCCCGCGAGATCTCGGCCACCGCCCGCGCGCTCGGCCTCCCCGCCGAGCCGGCCGCGGTGCAGAGCCTGCAGATCGCGATCGACGCCGTCGACGTCGCCGCGGTCCGCGCCTTCTGGCGGGCCGTGCTCGGCTACTCCCCCGTCGAGGACGCCGACCTCGCCGATCCGCGCGCCCTCGGCCCGAACGTCTGGATCCAGAGCATCGAGGAGCCGCGCCCCGAGCGCAACACGATCCACCTCGACCTCTACCTGCCGCGCGATGCCGTCGACACCCGCCTCGCCGCGGCCCTCGCCGCCGGCGGCCGCCTCGTCGACGACTCGAACGCCCCGGAGTGGTGGACTCTCGCGGACCCGGAGGGCAACGAGGTCGACCTCGCGCCCTGGCGGGACGACAGCGAGTGGAGCGCGTGA
- a CDS encoding inorganic phosphate transporter, translating into MDPFILLALVIVTALAFDFTNGFHDTANAMATSIATGALKPKVAVTLSAVLNLVGAFLSIEVALTVTNAVVKIQDSTGAPDPALLEGGGSALLLIVLAGLIGGIVWNLLTWLLGLPSSSSHALFGGLIGSALAGLGLNGVNWAGDGSKLDGVVGKVILPALMSPVLAGAVAAIGTWLVFRVIGNLADRRIHRGFRIGQIGSASLVSLAHGTNDAQKTMGVITLALIAAGGWSDTESVPFWVKLSCALAISLGTYIGGWRIIRTVGKGLVEIDTPQGMAAESASAAVILASSHLGFALSTTHVATGSILGSGVGRPGAQVRWRVALRMVIAWVITLPAAALMGAVMWWIGHLVGGAGGGILMTAVLVAVAIFIYVRSRRDSIGAHNVNDEWSDAGTAAKQTAGV; encoded by the coding sequence GTGGATCCCTTCATCCTTCTCGCGCTCGTCATCGTCACCGCTCTGGCGTTCGATTTCACCAACGGCTTCCACGACACGGCGAACGCGATGGCCACGTCCATCGCGACCGGCGCGTTGAAGCCGAAGGTGGCCGTCACGCTCTCCGCCGTCCTCAATCTGGTCGGCGCGTTCCTCAGCATCGAGGTGGCGCTGACCGTCACCAACGCGGTCGTCAAGATCCAGGACTCCACCGGCGCGCCCGACCCGGCGCTGCTCGAGGGCGGCGGCTCGGCGCTCCTGCTGATCGTGCTCGCCGGCCTCATCGGCGGCATCGTCTGGAACCTCCTCACCTGGCTGCTCGGTCTGCCCTCCAGCTCGTCGCACGCCCTCTTCGGCGGCCTGATCGGCTCGGCGCTCGCCGGCCTCGGCCTCAACGGCGTCAACTGGGCCGGCGACGGCTCGAAGCTCGACGGCGTCGTCGGCAAGGTGATCCTGCCCGCGCTGATGTCGCCGGTGCTCGCCGGCGCGGTCGCCGCGATCGGCACCTGGCTCGTCTTCCGCGTGATCGGCAACCTCGCCGATCGCCGCATCCACCGCGGCTTCCGGATCGGCCAGATCGGCAGCGCCTCGCTCGTCTCGCTCGCGCACGGCACCAACGACGCGCAGAAGACCATGGGCGTCATCACGCTGGCGCTCATCGCGGCCGGCGGCTGGAGCGACACCGAGTCCGTCCCGTTCTGGGTCAAGCTCAGCTGCGCGCTCGCCATCTCGCTCGGCACCTACATCGGCGGCTGGCGGATCATCCGCACCGTCGGCAAGGGCCTCGTCGAGATCGACACCCCGCAGGGCATGGCCGCCGAGAGCGCCTCCGCCGCGGTCATCCTCGCCTCCAGCCACCTCGGCTTCGCCCTCTCGACCACGCACGTCGCGACCGGCTCCATCCTCGGCTCCGGCGTCGGCCGCCCCGGCGCGCAGGTCCGCTGGCGCGTCGCGCTGCGGATGGTGATCGCCTGGGTGATCACGCTCCCCGCCGCCGCGCTGATGGGCGCCGTGATGTGGTGGATCGGCCACCTGGTCGGCGGGGCCGGGGGCGGCATCCTGATGACCGCCGTCCTCGTCGCCGTCGCGATCTTCATCTACGTCCGCTCGCGCCGCGACAGCATCGGTGCGCACAACGTCAACGACGAGTGGTCGGACGCGGGCACCGCAGCGAAGCAGACCGCCGGCGTCTAG